GAGAGTGCTGTCCCCTTGGGTGGAAATACAGCAGACATCTATGGATTCAACTTGGTGCTGAGCGTTGGAGATATTTCGGAGAATCAGCCCGGTATCAAGCGGAAGCAGACTTTGGAACACTTATACAGCGTTTTTCCGAATGACGAGGGTCATCAGGTGGTTCAGGAAATGTTTAAAAGGGTAAAAGAAGATCTGAAAACGGTTCAGGAACGCGCAGCAGTGGGAGAATCCCTTCGAATCTGGTACAGCAATCAGCCTGATGAAATGTGTGGACTCTATTGGTTCATGGAGCAGTTGAATCAGTGGAAAGTGCATGGTAAACGGGTTTCTATTGTCAAGCTCCCGGAATGGGAAGCTGACGAAAAGGGAAATATCGTGCAGAAAAGTGGTTGGGGTGAAGTTGCTCCCGGAGAATGGCATCGGTATCTTGCCTTGCAAAAGCCTGTGCTACCAGTATTTGAACAAAGCTGTGCATCTCATTGGCAAGAGCTTCAAAGGGAGAACGCACCTTTGCGGGCCACGCTGAATGGACAGTTGATCAGTGCACCGGAAACCCTCTATGATGACTTTATCCTTCGTGAAATCGCAGCAGAAGGTGAGGAATTTCAGGAGGCAAAGGTTATCGGGCGGGTGATTGGTAAATATCAACTTGGAATTGGTGATCCCTGGGTCGCATTCCGTATAGAAGAAATGATTCGTGAAGGAAAACTTGAGGCTGTGTCTGCGGTTGCCGAAGATATGCCAGTCTATCATCGAGTGTTGAAAAAGTGTCCTTGCAATCCCCGTCAAAAAATCTATAATTAGAAATAGGTGGAAATTAAAAAGTCGCCGTTTTCTGTTCACGCCGGTTTGTTTTCCCGTTGATGGGGTTGGGTGTTTAGGATTCAGCAAATAACGAAGCATAGCGCATGTGTAGGGTAAAAAACTTCGCATGCGCTTTTTAATTTCCCCTATAAAAGCAGACGGCAGGACTGGGTCATGGCCCTTAAGGAAAAACAAACGGCTTGACGATTCTAAAGGAATAGATTTATAATCCAATTAAATGAACCGTTCGTTCAATTATTCGAGGTGTATGATGAAAAATAGAATGAGGTTATATAAACAATGCGAACTTCAATATTGAGGTGATTATACCATATATTTCTCCGGAATGTATCCCTCTGTGCCATCACAGCTCTGTGATGGCGTTTTATTTAATAATTCCGTTTTTGCTTCGTGTCAAAGTAAAATAAACCGTCACATTTGCGGCAACACTTATTGCTGCGGGAATACCCGACAGGGTAGTTATAGGACAATGAAAAAACAATGGGAAGCTGACGCGTACATCAGTTTCCCATTTTGCTCAAAATAAGCTGCTTGATTTCTTTGACTTTTTCAAGATCACCACTACACAGGGTTTCAAGGTTAGCGAATATTTTGCAAGGCTAATCCCACCAATTAACAGCGAGAAGATAATTAATAAGTTTATCATCAAATCTTTTTTTGAGCGTCTGGCAAGGGTTTCTGCCAGCAATATGGTATGCGGGAACGTCTTTCACCACCACTGAGTTTGCGGCAGTGATCGCGAGTATTAAAATAGGGGTTATGTTTTTCTAAAAATAAAAAAAGCAAACCATAAAAATAGTCTGCTTCATCTTGACAATAAGGAATTGTGATTGTATAATACTTAGTTAATTCAGTATATAAATAAACTAATTATATCATATCACATCTTGCTTGTGTTGTCAATACCTATTTTTTAAATTAGGAGGATTATTTTTTATGGCCTTTGAATTATCTTTGTTCAGCGGCGCTCTGGCAGAAAAGCAAGCTGTCAGTGAAGTCATGAAATGCAATGACCTGACTGTGAAATTTGGTCTTGTTCTGACAGAGGCACAAGCTCTGGCATTGGTTGAAACCCGCTCCTATGCATTAAAAGGAAATGGCCGTATTGAATTCGGCGGCGGCGTAATTGACAAGATAATCAAGGAATTTTGCGACTCACCTTATCTTTCAAGGCATAACTATGAAGAAACCTTGCATGACCTTTTAGAAACATTTTATTATTACAAGAACGAAACTCTTGATCTGATCAGCGATGACGACTTGATCAAGTATATGAAAAATGCTTTTAATGGAATATGCCAAGGCTCTCTTGAACTGCTGGCGGGGCGGGAACTCTATAAGCTTGCCCGAAACTTGCGCTATGGCTATGCTCCGGATTATGCAGAGGATGCTGTCCAATTGGCTGAGGACGAGGAGGATGAATATGGCAGATATTGATAAGATCCGCAGAATCAAGAGGGAAACATTAAGCAGTGAATATTATTTCAAATCCTTACTTGAGCAAGCCTATGTGTGGGGAATGTTGTCCGATACACAGCTTGAAAAAATACAATTTGACTGCCTCTCACTTTTGGCAAAGCAAACAGAGAGGTATAACAGCGGGGGCAGCACCTCGATCCCGGTAGAAGGAGCACAGAGTCTTCTAACCTCCATTATGTTCACCATCAGTGTAGGGTTAAAGACCTATCCTAACCCCGATGAAGCAGTGGCTGCACTACAAAAAGACGGCATCTCCCCTCTCTATCAAAAGGGACGTGAGGGTATTGACGGACTGATAAAGTCAACTAAAATCCTGCACTCTTCCATTATCAGTCATTTGCTGCAAACGGAAAATGTGTTTTACCATTCCACCATTGTGGACGGCATAAAGGGTTTTTTCAAACTGTATTACCCTGAATTTGCCGCACAGGAAATTCATATCACGGCAGACTATCCTGTTCATCACCGGCTGGAACGGTTGGCTGGGATTGAGTTTATTCAGAAGTATTTAGAGTGCATCTACTACGAAAATCTGTTTTGCCTTCAATTCTCTGCAGAGGATATTCATCATCTCCTTTGTGGCTGCGATGAACATTATGAACAGCTCCTCGTTAATATTTATGAGCCGGTGTTAGCTGCGGCTATGGGATGCATCCTTTCCGGCAGGGATATCCGCAGGTTGGAGATGGTGCCTTCTTCCCTCCAAATCCTCAATGATTTGTTTCGTGGCAAAAGAAGACCTCAAATCGAGGGGATTCTCAGGGAATCCGTAGGTCAACTGAGCGGGCTGCTGGAGCTGAGCGAGCCCTTAGAAAGGTATCTAAGGGGCAGTCTGCCTCAAATTGCTGGGGCAATCGAAAACGCAGTCCGGCTGCAAACCTTGGACCGTGTGTTCATCCTCCCCAAATATCCGGAAAATAACCCAAAGCTCGTCTTTTCCTTTGGAGAGAAGATGGAGGATGAAAACTATCGTAAGGTATTAGAAGAAATTAGGCAATGCCGCTATCTGACAGACAAGAAAGCCCTGATCAAACGTGAAATACATTCTCTTGCCGATTTAGAGGATGTTTTACTGGATGCAGAACTCAGTGAAAAAGAAATTCTCAGCATTTTTAGGGAGTTAAACCCTGCTGAAATAGCAGCGCTGCTTAAAAAACATCCGATGCCCTCTGCATTAGATCAATATGAGCTAAGGGTAAGGGAAATTGGACTAGGCCAGTGTTTGCAAAAGTTCCTGGCTGAGCTTCCGGCAAAGGAGAGGGATTTGATAAAGCAGGCAGCAGCTATACTGGATAGTTTAGAGATATAGTATGAATAGGTGGCTGAATGAAGGCCGATGCTTTTTAACGTTCAATATTTGACCCATGTGCTGTATAATAAAGGAAGAAGTTCACATTAGAGAATAATAGATGAAACGCTAAGCCCAAAGGCAGGGGCATAAGGGGGCAGAGCATTGCTGAAAGCTAAACTTCAGGCACCGGTTGTGAACCAAAAGATCATTAGCCGAGAAAAACTGCAAAGGAAATTCCGGCGCGTCCGGGAATGCCATCTGACCCTGGTCACCGCCCCCGCAGGCTCCGGAAAAACCACCGCCGTCCTGGAGTGGCTGGGTAAATGCGACCTGCCTTGGGCCTGGCTGTCCCTGGACGGGGGAGACAATCAGCCTGTGACTTTTTGGCGGTATGTTGGCGCTGCCCTGGACAAAATGGTCGGCGGCATCGCCAAAGACACAGAATATGTGTTGGCTTCCTCGGAGATGGTCAAAGCCCATATCCACCTCAACATCCTCATCGACCGCTTGGCGGAGGCTCCCACGGATTTCCTGCTGGTCTTGGATGATCTCCATGAGATCAGCGAGCCCTCGATTCTCAAAGGTCTATCCTATCTGATAGACTATCTGCCTGTTAAAATGCACCTGATTCTGATCAGGCGGAGGGAGCCGGAACTGGACCTGGCCAGGCAGCGGATTAAGTGGCAGGCTCAGTGGCTGGGGAACAAGATCTGCGTTTTCAGGAAGAAGAAATTTCCCGCTTTTATCAGGCCAGAGGCTATAGCCTTCCTGAGGAGGAACTGAAAAAGGTGGAGAGCTATACGGAAGGGTGGGCCGCAGCCATGGTAGCTGTGGCCATGTCCATGGAAACTGTCGGCGGGGATAACGCTCTTGCCGCCCTCACTCAATCCAGCCGGGATATTGAAGAATATCTCCATGCGAGGTGCTCAGTACCTGGAGGCCTGAGCGACGGGCCTTTGCCCTCAAAACCTGTATTTGCGGGAGTTTGAAATTGGGAATGAACTAGCAAAAAATGAGTGACGTCCCTACAAGGGCGTTTTTTTATGTATTGTTTTGTTGGACAATACCTGCCTGCATATGAACGAGAAGAATAAAAATATTATCAAGTTCGGACCGCAGCAGATCCCATGGCAATGAGATGATCCGAGGCGTAAGTTTTTCAAGGCGGATTTCGCTGTGAAGTTCCGCGTTTTTCAAAATTGCCTTTAAAGCCACTGTAATCTTATCCTCTGATCTCTGCTCGATCATTTGCTGCATGGATTTGATGATAGTTTGCTGGGATTTCTGAGGAAAAAGTTTGTATCCCAATTAATATCAAAATAAATCCTTACTATTATGGTATCCTGTTCTCAGGAGGAGGAGGTCTCATGATGCAATCTGAGATTGAAAAGGCGGTTCTGTATGTTGAGGAAAATCTGACAGGAAATCTTTCTTTAAGTGATGTGGCGCAATACTGCGGGTATTCACCGTATTATGTTTCTGTGCTGTTCCATCAAGCTTTTGGCGAAACTTTGAAAAGTTATATAAAAAAGCGCCGACTTACTTGTGCGGCAGAAGATATTAAGAACACACAAATAAGCATTATCAATATTGCAATAAAATACGGTTATTCCTCGCAGGAAGCTTTTTCCCGAGCTTTTGCTGATATGTTCGGTATAACACCCAATAAATATCGACGTACTAAATCACCAATTCAGGTGACATATAAAAAAAGAACTTCAATAATTTGTGGTAATGAAGGAAATGGAGTTATGAATAATATAGTCAGAAATCTTCAAGTGAGAATTGAAGAAAAATATCCGGTTAACATTCTTCACGTTCTCAATGGACTGGATATGCTTAAGAAATTTAAAAAGAGTCGACTAATTAATGAAAAACAAACTTATGTACCATTTAATGAGGCAATGTGCTGGGGAGAAACTGCTATCGAAATATTTTCAGATTCTTTCATAGAAAAAAGAGTCAATTCATTAAAAACGACAGAAGCTGAGTATCATAGGATAGTGCTGGAGCCTTTAAAACCTATTTTTAACAAAGAATTTGATATTATTGTCTTATGGTTTGGAGATGATATGTTTTGTCAAATAAATTTGATTACAATTTTAGCATATCTTGAACAGATTAAATATCAAGGTGATGTTCTTTTTTGCATGGCACTTGAAAGAATTTCAGGAATGTTTCCAGATGCATTTGAGATTGATATTAATGGATATGTTAATATCTATGAGGCTGTTTTATGTGAACACAAAATGCCTGATTCAAAAGTGCTGCCTGTAACCTATCAAGCAATAAAAATGTATTTAAACTATATGGAAGAAGAAAGCCCGATTTTAAAATATATCAGAAGCAATTTAGGCAAAGAGAATCTTATGGCTGAACTATTCGCGCTTTTCCCTGAGTATGGGCTTGGGGATTTGCAATATCAAGGGATAATTGATGGGAACTTATAATAAATCATTACAACTCATTATAAAAGGAGGACTAATCATGGATTTCAGAAAAACGGAAGAACAGGAACTTCTGCTGAAAGTCTCAGAGAGCTTGTAGAAAGGGAAATGCCGGAAAGCTATCTCAAAGAATGTGATAAAAAACACGAGTATCCGGCTAAATTGGATAAGGCTTTGGTTGACAACGGTTTTTCTCTGTTGGGGGATTCCTGAAGAGTACGGCGGTACACCGGCCGATATCCTGACTCAGATTTTAGTCATTGAGGAAATCGCCAAAGCCGGAGGACCGTTCTATCTTTTTACAACGGCTATACAAATTGATGACATGCTGACCTTCGGAAATGAAGAGCAAGTCAGACTAACGATGGAACATACCATCAAGACGGGAGATGCAGCCTTCTGCTTGGGGTGACGATGAAGGTTGTGCCTTTTCCTTGCACGCTTTCTACCTCACAATACCGCCGTGCAGCTCCACAATTTTTTTTACAAGGGACAGCCCCAGACCATTGCCGCCAAGGGAGCGGTATCGGGATTTATCCACTTTGTAGAAGCGCTCAAAGATATGGATCTGATCTTCCGATGAGATACCCATGCAGTTGTCGGCAATGGCGCAGATCGTTTTCCCAACCTTTGTGGCAAGGGTAATGTGAATCCTACCACTCTCCGGCGTAAATTTGATGGCGTTGTGCAGGAGATTAATCCAGACTTGGGAAAGAAGTTCCTCGTCAGCGGAAACAATGGCTTTGTCGAGTTCGGCTGTTATAGAGATATTTTTCTTCGACCATTGGGGGGGCCGGTAAAATCACCGCGCTTTGCAATTGTCGCAGATATATGGATCATCATCAACAATCAGGATGGTATTCATGCCAAGGCCTCCGTTCTCAAATAGTTGTTTTTATTTTAACACGCCAATATAAACGGAGGATAAACAGAGGCCTTCTCGACGCTGTGACGGACGGGCACCGGAGGGCTTTGGGCGTTTTTGGTATTTGAAATATAAAGGGAATTTCCATTCTTAAGAAGAAGTATTAATGGTGGAACAGATATTGGGGTAAAGAGAACTGTAAAATTGAAGATAGCTTTTCATAAGAAAAGAGGATGCTTAGTGTTTAGCAAAGTTGATGGGGATTCAATGGAATATTGGTTGTTGTTTAAAGGGAATAAAATACTCATTTCAGAAGATAAAGTGCTGGAATTTACTTTACCGGAGATTGATTTCTTTAAATTAAGCAAGAAGCTGGTTCGTAGTCAATTCCTGGGCCAAGTGGAGGGGCGTTCTTATTATGCGGCAGAACTTACCCCGGAGATTGTTGCTCCGGAAAATATGTTGTTTTGCGACTTGTATCGTTTACTTGGCAAGATCCCGGATGCTTTGTTTTTCTTAGCAGGTAAAGCCTATCAAATTCTACATTGGGATCGTACCCATCAGTACTGCAGCCAGTGCGGAGCTCGGACAGAAAACAAAATAGATGAAAAGGCTAAGCTTTGTCCATCATGCGGGCTTGTAAACTATCCAAGAATTTCTCCGGCAATTATAGTGGCGATTACAAGAGACCGCGAAATATTATTAGCGAAGGGGAGTCGCTTTCAAGCCGACTTCTATAGTGTTTTGGCTGGTTTTGTAGAGCCGGGGGAAACATTTGAAGAGTGTGTGCAAAGAGAAGTCAGAGAAGAAGTTGGCCTGGAAGTTAAAAATATTAGATATTTTAGCAGCCAGCCTTGGCCCTTCCCGGATTCTCTGATGGTTGGTTTTACAGCGGAATACGCTGGTGGGAACATAAATATTGATGAAAATGAAATCTTGAATGCCGGATGGTTTGATGTGGATCAGCTTCCGCTGATACCTAGAACCGGAAGTATAGCCCGGAGTTTAATCGATTGGTTTATAGAACAGGTGAAAAGTGAGGAGACAAGTTCTACTTGAAAAAATAAGTGTGGGCTATACTAGTGTCTAGTATTTAGGTGATGAGATAGATTGGAGAGCAATCATGATTCATAAGATACATTTGAAAACTAGAAAACGGGACGAAATGCTGGATATAACATACGAAGTAGAGAAACTCCTGGTGCAGGAAAATGTCCAAGAAGGTCTAGTGGTAATATATTCATCCCACACTACGGCAGGGATCACTATCAATGAAAATGCTGATCCGGATGTACAGAAGGACTTTCTGCAGAGACTTGATGAGATTTATCCATGGAACCTGGCTAGCGATAGGCATTTTGAGGGTAATTCTGCTGCGCACTTAAAAACAAGCACTGTAGGGGCATCTCAAACTGTCATTGTTCATCATGGAAAATTGCTCTTAGGCCGTTGGCAGGGCATTTATTTTTGCGAGTTTGACGGTCCTCGAGAGCGTATTTGTTATGTAAAGATCCTTATGTAACGAGACTTTTGGCTGGATTTAAAACTTCCGGATTATATGTCCATGATTCAAAATGCCGATCTTATTCTGGTCATGCAGGACGGCGATATTATCGAAAGTGGAAGCCACGAGGAACTGTTGGCCAGGAAAGCCTTTTTATAATGATATGGCGTAATAAAACGACGCGGTTAATCCAAATTCAGGGTTAACTGCGTCGTCTTTTTTCAAATCTTTCAAGCCCTTCACGAAGTTCTTCTTCCGTATAGGTATTGGGGATCTGGACCTTCTCTTCGAATCCGTCCATTTTGACACCGTCAAAATGATAGAGTTTCAACAGCAATTGCCATAAAACATCCAATTCTTGTTGGATAAAGCCCCTAAATATATCTGCCATGTAATCGACGGTGACGTTTTTTGCGCATTTGACCATAATATCAAGTCCTGCTTGGGTCATGCGTACGTTGATGGCGCGCTTGTCCTTCAGACTGGGAAGGATAGTTACAAATTCCTTTTTCTGCAGACTGTTAATGATCTGGGTGACGTTCTGTTTTGTGGTACCGAGTTTGTTGGCAATATTGACAAAGGTGGTCTCATCTTCCGGCAAATGAAGAATCGCCAAAATTGTCATATATTGTCTTGATGTCAACGGATCACAGTATGCATCGCCTGCCATTTGCACTTTATTTGATGTAGCGATCAAGGTGGCAAAAACCTGCTCCATCGTATGTAATATTTTCAACTCTTTGTTAAAATCCATTGGGCATTAACCTCTTGAATCCTGCCTGATTAGTTAGCTTTCTTTTTATAATACCATAAATGCAATTTCATAGACAGATAATAGTGCGCGCTAATGTTGTGACGCTAAGATGCCTGAAAGAATGCAATCGTCTTCTTCCAAGAATCATATTGAGCGTTGCTGTTGCCTTCAACGGTGCCTCCGGAAGTGAAGATACCGCCATGCATCGGCATCCGAAGTGTTAAGGTGATGGGAAGAATATACGGGATCGGCAACGGGTGCCCCATGTCCTCATAAGCCAAAAGCTTGACATCTTGAATATAGTCATTTGACTTGGCAGCTTTGAGGAGTTCCAGACAACCGTCATAACTATTCCATATATTATCCGATTTACCGCAGATCAGAAGAAGGTCCGCCGAAGCATTTTCGATTTTAATACGCGCTTCTTCACGGTTCGTTGCTTTCTCAATTGCGCGTTTATAAGTACTGGCAAATCCGAACGGAGAGTTGTTTTCGACGTCTTTATTTAATTCTTCGAAAAAGATGTTGTTCTCGACCGGAATAAAGGGTGTTGAAGCACCTCCGTAAGACCAAGAAGAGACGAGATTTCCGCTCATTAAGCCGTTTAGAGCTTGAAAACAATAGGTGTGCGGTTCAACGGCAACTACCTTTTTAACTTGGGGATAGCGCGAAGCGAGTAATAGTGCGAGTTCTCTGCCTTTAGATGTTCCATGCAGATAGATATCACCCATTTGTGTCAGGTTGCTCGTTTCAATCCAATGAAAGACCTTTTCGAAACATTCAAGAGGTACCATCTCAAGTCGTTCCGGCAAATCTTCTGCACCGAAATAAGGGATGACGAGGACAGTGAATCCTCTGGAAGCAAGCGGTGCGGCCAATAGGCTAAGCGCTTCCATTTGTCCGTCGGATCCGCCGAGCATTAAAATCGTCTTGCGTGTTGGGTCACCGTTGTGGAAGAGCCGACCGTTAAACGAATCGTAGATAGGGGTCACGATAATATCGTCTGTTTTAAATAATCTTTTTATCTGTAAGGTTTCCCTTTGCATATCGGTTTCAAAGGTGAAGTGAAAAACCATCGGATGATCGATGGTAATATTAGTTGCTAAGTCTTGGTTGAGAGGCTCAGTTACTTGCAGGGAATAAACCAATCCCATCGGATTCGCATGTTCATAAGTGCCTTCAATTGGGGCAACGGTGTTCAAATCGACGATGCCTGTGGAATCGGCAATGTAATTGGCATAAGAGGAAAATTCGACACTTGGGCACCAGGGCAGAGTAGTTTTCAATTGAATATTTAATCGGCTGTAAGGGGTTAGCCCTGAAATAACGGTTTGAATTTGGTCATCGACCATCGAGGTTGTTTCGTTTACTTCAATTTGCATTATGATTGGTTCTCCTTTACATCCATTAGGTATTTTGCTTAACATGAATAAACAATATATTGTCTAAAATATAGTATAGAAAATCGCTCATGGTCAATATATTGTCTAAAAAAATCTTTGTAGATGTCTGTGCCCCATCAACGTCTATGGCGTAGAAAAAACTGGTAATCCTAAATTTATTAAACTGTGTAATATTTTTTATCTAAATGTGACTCATTTTCAGCTTTAAGATATTAAACTTATACAAGTTAGGATTGGGTAAGTAACTGCATTGTATAATGTTGGTTCTCATTCAGGTCTATCATCTGGATCCGCCGACCTTTGCTGTGCGGGGCTTGAGCATGGGCTTACAGATGTTTCCAGGGGAGGCCGATTTTGTGACTTTGTCTTTTGTGCCGAGCAGGTTTGAGATACAGCTATGAAGGAGACTTCATGGCTGTTATTAGTTTTTGACATTGGCCCTACTATGTATTACAATGTAGCAAGCTACTATGTATCACATTATAGTTAGCATGGGAACTAAGAAAGCAGGAAGAATTATGTTTGATAAATCCCAACTGATGCGCGGAACATTAGAGGGCTGTATCTTAAAGATTATCAGTTTGGAGGTCACCTACGGTTATGAAATAATGTTGAAACTAACAGATTATGGTTTCGCTGACATACGTGAAGGTACAATTTATCCGCTGCTTGTAAGACTGGAAAAGAAAGACCTTATCTACGGGGAGTTTAGACCTTCTCCGCTAGGGCCAAGCAGAAAATATTATTTTATAACCCAAAACGGCCTAGAAGCATTGAATTCTTTTGAAGCATATTGGAAGAGTATTTCTGTGGCGGTAAGCAAGATTTTAACTTTGGAGGGAAAGTAATGGCTAATCAGTTAGAGAAGCTGCGCAAAGAAAATAATGTTCTAGACAGGCAATTATCAAAAGAAAACAATGCTATTATAACGGATATGGTGTGCTATCTAAGATCATCGGACTTATGTGACTATGATATTGAAATAATTCGTAAAGAACTCACAGGTATGGCCCTGGAAACTCAATTGAGGAATGAAAAATTTGATGACGTTATTGGTGATGACTATAAATCATTATGTAACGAGCTGATGAAAAATGGCAGAACGAAAACACTATATGAAAAAACATTGACATTGTTGTACATCCTTGTTTATGGCGTTGGTACGTTGTATCTGGTGGAGATTCTTTTCTCCTCAACAATCATCAATATATTTAAGCTCGGTCAATTCACTATGCCAATTACGTCAGGATTTCTCATTTCATCCCTTTTGGCAGTGGTTATTGCGTTTGGTGTTTATGGTTATTTCACTCGGAATTCCTTCGAATTCTCTAAGCATAATCGCAAAACCCAAATAGTATTTATCATCGGTTTTACGGCAGCGTGGGCGGTAGTAATGTTAACAAAAGTATTTATGGGGAAAAACACTATAATATCGATCAATTGCATATATCCCATTGTGTTCCTGGCAATTGCTTTTGTATTGTTAAAAACGTTGGAAGACCAATACGTTAACAATTTATTTAAGACATATAACTAGGATTAGTATTCTTTTTCTAAACTTTTTAGTCTAGGGAGTTATTTTAAGTAAAGATAAAATGTTCATCAGGCAGACGGGATATTCCTGACGAATGTTCCTAACGAAGGGAATTATCAGAAATGGAGCAAACACATTCAATTAA
This Desulfosporosinus orientis DSM 765 DNA region includes the following protein-coding sequences:
- a CDS encoding acyl-CoA thioesterase/bile acid-CoA:amino acid N-acyltransferase family protein, with translation MQIEVNETTSMVDDQIQTVISGLTPYSRLNIQLKTTLPWCPSVEFSSYANYIADSTGIVDLNTVAPIEGTYEHANPMGLVYSLQVTEPLNQDLATNITIDHPMVFHFTFETDMQRETLQIKRLFKTDDIIVTPIYDSFNGRLFHNGDPTRKTILMLGGSDGQMEALSLLAAPLASRGFTVLVIPYFGAEDLPERLEMVPLECFEKVFHWIETSNLTQMGDIYLHGTSKGRELALLLASRYPQVKKVVAVEPHTYCFQALNGLMSGNLVSSWSYGGASTPFIPVENNIFFEELNKDVENNSPFGFASTYKRAIEKATNREEARIKIENASADLLLICGKSDNIWNSYDGCLELLKAAKSNDYIQDVKLLAYEDMGHPLPIPYILPITLTLRMPMHGGIFTSGGTVEGNSNAQYDSWKKTIAFFQAS
- a CDS encoding DUF6323 family protein — protein: MAFELSLFSGALAEKQAVSEVMKCNDLTVKFGLVLTEAQALALVETRSYALKGNGRIEFGGGVIDKIIKEFCDSPYLSRHNYEETLHDLLETFYYYKNETLDLISDDDLIKYMKNAFNGICQGSLELLAGRELYKLARNLRYGYAPDYAEDAVQLAEDEEDEYGRY
- a CDS encoding DUF6179 domain-containing protein, translating into MADIDKIRRIKRETLSSEYYFKSLLEQAYVWGMLSDTQLEKIQFDCLSLLAKQTERYNSGGSTSIPVEGAQSLLTSIMFTISVGLKTYPNPDEAVAALQKDGISPLYQKGREGIDGLIKSTKILHSSIISHLLQTENVFYHSTIVDGIKGFFKLYYPEFAAQEIHITADYPVHHRLERLAGIEFIQKYLECIYYENLFCLQFSAEDIHHLLCGCDEHYEQLLVNIYEPVLAAAMGCILSGRDIRRLEMVPSSLQILNDLFRGKRRPQIEGILRESVGQLSGLLELSEPLERYLRGSLPQIAGAIENAVRLQTLDRVFILPKYPENNPKLVFSFGEKMEDENYRKVLEEIRQCRYLTDKKALIKREIHSLADLEDVLLDAELSEKEILSIFRELNPAEIAALLKKHPMPSALDQYELRVREIGLGQCLQKFLAELPAKERDLIKQAAAILDSLEI
- a CDS encoding ATP-binding protein, with the translated sequence MLKAKLQAPVVNQKIISREKLQRKFRRVRECHLTLVTAPAGSGKTTAVLEWLGKCDLPWAWLSLDGGDNQPVTFWRYVGAALDKMVGGIAKDTEYVLASSEMVKAHIHLNILIDRLAEAPTDFLLVLDDLHEISEPSILKGLSYLIDYLPVKMHLILIRRREPELDLARQRIKWQAQWLGNKICVFRKKKFPAFIRPEAIAFLRRN
- the nudC gene encoding NAD(+) diphosphatase, with protein sequence MFSKVDGDSMEYWLLFKGNKILISEDKVLEFTLPEIDFFKLSKKLVRSQFLGQVEGRSYYAAELTPEIVAPENMLFCDLYRLLGKIPDALFFLAGKAYQILHWDRTHQYCSQCGARTENKIDEKAKLCPSCGLVNYPRISPAIIVAITRDREILLAKGSRFQADFYSVLAGFVEPGETFEECVQREVREEVGLEVKNIRYFSSQPWPFPDSLMVGFTAEYAGGNINIDENEILNAGWFDVDQLPLIPRTGSIARSLIDWFIEQVKSEETSST
- a CDS encoding DUF3658 domain-containing protein encodes the protein MIEIVFSDSACGSLKVAQHYGEGKYQGGCIGVIVSHADGSKPTKEEVEAARQEAKEKARLAWESAVPLGGNTADIYGFNLVLSVGDISENQPGIKRKQTLEHLYSVFPNDEGHQVVQEMFKRVKEDLKTVQERAAVGESLRIWYSNQPDEMCGLYWFMEQLNQWKVHGKRVSIVKLPEWEADEKGNIVQKSGWGEVAPGEWHRYLALQKPVLPVFEQSCASHWQELQRENAPLRATLNGQLISAPETLYDDFILREIAAEGEEFQEAKVIGRVIGKYQLGIGDPWVAFRIEEMIREGKLEAVSAVAEDMPVYHRVLKKCPCNPRQKIYN
- a CDS encoding secondary thiamine-phosphate synthase enzyme YjbQ; the protein is MIHKIHLKTRKRDEMLDITYEVEKLLVQENVQEGLVVIYSSHTTAGITINENADPDVQKDFLQRLDEIYPWNLASDRHFEGNSAAHLKTSTVGASQTVIVHHGKLLLGRWQGIYFCEFDGPRERICYVKILM
- a CDS encoding helix-turn-helix transcriptional regulator, yielding MMQSEIEKAVLYVEENLTGNLSLSDVAQYCGYSPYYVSVLFHQAFGETLKSYIKKRRLTCAAEDIKNTQISIINIAIKYGYSSQEAFSRAFADMFGITPNKYRRTKSPIQVTYKKRTSIICGNEGNGVMNNIVRNLQVRIEEKYPVNILHVLNGLDMLKKFKKSRLINEKQTYVPFNEAMCWGETAIEIFSDSFIEKRVNSLKTTEAEYHRIVLEPLKPIFNKEFDIIVLWFGDDMFCQINLITILAYLEQIKYQGDVLFCMALERISGMFPDAFEIDINGYVNIYEAVLCEHKMPDSKVLPVTYQAIKMYLNYMEEESPILKYIRSNLGKENLMAELFALFPEYGLGDLQYQGIIDGNL
- a CDS encoding PadR family transcriptional regulator is translated as MFDKSQLMRGTLEGCILKIISLEVTYGYEIMLKLTDYGFADIREGTIYPLLVRLEKKDLIYGEFRPSPLGPSRKYYFITQNGLEALNSFEAYWKSISVAVSKILTLEGK
- a CDS encoding MarR family winged helix-turn-helix transcriptional regulator; this encodes MDFNKELKILHTMEQVFATLIATSNKVQMAGDAYCDPLTSRQYMTILAILHLPEDETTFVNIANKLGTTKQNVTQIINSLQKKEFVTILPSLKDKRAINVRMTQAGLDIMVKCAKNVTVDYMADIFRGFIQQELDVLWQLLLKLYHFDGVKMDGFEEKVQIPNTYTEEELREGLERFEKRRRS
- a CDS encoding acyl-CoA dehydrogenase family protein; translation: MIKNTSIRLNWIRLWLTTVFLCWGIPEEYGGTPADILTQILVIEEIAKAGGPFYLFTTAIQIDDMLTFGNEEQVRLTMEHTIKTGDAAFCLG